DNA from Sulfurimonas gotlandica GD1:
ACGTAGCTTTGAGCAGTTGCCAAATAATGCTTTACATGGTATAGAGATTGGTCTTTCACCAAATGATCATCAAGCTATGGATAGCATCTATCTTACAACCTTTAAAAATGGTGAGCTAGTAGCAATAGAGGAAAAGAAGTAGATGAATTTTTTAGATAGATTAACACTTAATGTAAAACTTAACATACTTATATTTATGACTGCTTTTTCTATTTTAATAGTCACTGCTCTATCTTTTTATATTCGCTATGAAAATAGAAATATAACAGACAGTATATATCAAAACCATATTGAACCTTTGGTGACCTTGGAAGAGATTAAAGATATATACAATATCAATATTCTTGACACAATTAATGAAGAAAAAATAGGTAATATCTCAAAAGATGAAGCAATTGAAGTCTTGACATTGGCTAAAGAGTTACTAGAAAAAAAATGGAATCAGTTTGCACTAAAAGAGATAGACGATGAAGAAAAAGAACTTTTTGCCTACTCAAAAAGAGAGTTTATAAAGATTGTAAAAATATTAAAAAACAACGAGAGTGCTAATGATGAAGAACATAATGAAAATATTGTAAAACTAAAAGATATTATTAGTTATGCCAATATTGAGTTGAATGAATATATAAGGTTTCAGCTAGCTCTTGCATACAAAAAAAAGGTGAATTCTGATTATAAATATCTTCAACTAATCATATATGCTTCTATTTTTATTCTTCTGATGGCTACTCTTTTTTACTTGTTTGCTGTGAAGATTAAAAATAATATTAATACACTAAGCAGAGAATTAGTTGAAGCTAAGGAGATAGCAGAAGAGAGTGTTAAAACTAAAGCAATATTTTTGGCAAGTATGTCTCATGATATAAGAACTCCAATGAATGGTGTAATTGGGATGCTTGGTCTCTTAATGAACTCAAAATTGGATGACACTCAGAAGCACCAAGCATCTCTGGCTAAAAGTAGTGCAAAAGCACTTCTTAGTCTTATAAATGATATTTTAGATTTTTCAAAAGTTGAGGCTGGAAAGATGGATTTAGAATATATTGATTTTAACATTCGTGATGAGCTTGGAGACTTTGCAGAAGGGATCGCTTTTAGAGCACAGGAAAAAGGTGTTGAACTTATTTTAGAAGTTACAGATATTGAACAAAATATGATAAAAGCAGATCCAGGACGAATCCGACAAATACTCTCTAATATAGTAGGTAACTCCATTAAGTTTACATCCGAAGGATTTATTGCGATTAAAGCAATCTTGGATGTTACAGAACCTACAGATGCAAGATTGATTATTGAGATGTCTGATAGTGGAATAGGCATTCCAGAAGATAAAATAGATACTCTCTTTGACTCTTTCTCCCAGGTAGATGCATCTACTACAAGAAAGTATGGCGGGACTGGGCTTGGACTGGCTATTGTTGAAAAATTGTGTGAGCTAATGAATGGTAAAGTGGAAGTTAAAAGTGATTTTGGAAAAGGAAGTATATTTACTATAGATATTAGTGTAGAACTTAGTCAAGACAGATCTTTAGCTATTCCTCATAACTCGGTTAAAGATAAAAAGATTTTAATTATAGATGATTCAAAATTCAGTATAGAAGCCATGAAAAAACAACTCCAACACTGGGGAATGAAAGTTTACAGCGCGATTGATTCCAAAGAAGCATTAAAAATGTTACAAGATGATAGTTTTGATATAGCATTTATAGATAGAGTGATACCAGATATGAATAGCGAAGAACTTGCTAAAACAATTAGAAAGAACACTGCATATAGTAGTATGAAAATTATTATGATGACTTCGCTTATAGATAGAGTAGATGCCATTAGCTATCGTAATATTGGGATAGATGGTTTTTTCCCAAAACCTGCTACTACTAAAGATCTTTTTAAAGCTCTTGATACTCTTTTTAAAGATGATAATTTCTTCAGCAGTGAAAATATTGAAGAAGAGCAAGACCCTATATTTGAAAGTAATATATTACTAGTTGAAGATAACATCACTAATCAGCTTGTCGCAAATGGGATGTTAGAGGACTTTGGACTTGAAGCAGACATAGCAAATAATGGTATTGAGGCTTTAGAGATGTTAAATAGCTCTTCTAAAAAATATAACCTTATTTTTATGGATTGTCAGATGCCAGAGCTTGATGGATATGGTGCAACTCAAGCTATCAGAGCTGAGCAGGCTGGAGAGAGATATACAAATATACCGATTATCGCTATGACTGCAAATGCTATGCAAGGTGATCAAGAGAAGTGTAGGTCTGCCGGTATGAGTGATTATCTTGCTAAGCCAATAGATAAAGAATTGTTGAAAAATATACTTCTTAAATGGCTGTAAGCAATATGTAATTACATACTTTTCAAATATTTGATTAAGAAACTATTAAGAGTAAGCCTAGTAAGCTTTACACTATAAAAATTAAGTAAAGGGTATGAATGAAAGAAAAAGCAGTTGTATTAATTGTTGATGATGTGGCATCAAATGTACAAATACTTGCTGAAGTATTGAAAGATGAGTACCATATAAAAGTAGCGGTAGACGGCAGAAGTGCGATAGAACTAAGTACTAAAAAGCCATACCCTGACTTGATTTTACTTGATGTAAATATGCCTGATATGGATGGATACGACGTACTACGAGAATTAAAAAGATGTGTTGGGAGTGATAGTGTTCCAGTTATTTTTGTGACAGGCAACGATACTGAAGAAGACGAAGAAAAAGGTCTCCTCTTAGGCGCAGTTGATTATATTAAAAAACCGATACATCCAGCTATAGTAAAAGCGAGAGTTAGAACTCAGGTAACACTTAAAAAACAGAGAGATGAGCTTATCTACAATGCTGTGCATGACCAACTCACAGGTCTTTATAACCGCAATCACTTAGTTTTAGAAGGAGAGAGAAAATTCTCAAGAGCATTTAGAAAAAATGATAAGTTGAGTGTTATGATGATTGATATAGATCACTTTAAAATAGTAAATGATACTCATGGACATTTAACTGGAGATCTGGTTTTAAAAGAGGTAGCATCTCTGCTTATTCAGGATAATAGAACTGAGGACTTTAGTGCAAGATTTGGCGGAGAAGAGTTTATAGTCGTTCTGGATGGCTGCTCAAAAGAAGACGCAAAAGAAAAAGCAGAGACTCTTAGAAAAAAGATTGAAGAGTTAAATCCGGCTGATATAAAAGTAACTGCCAGTTTTGGAATTAGTGAGTTAAATAAAGAACACAATAGTTTCGAGTCTCTTTTAAGAGCAGCAGATTCAGCACTATATTCTGCAAAAAGCAGTGGGCGAAACTGCGTCGTAGTAGCTTAAAAAAGCTTCTAAGGATGAGGAACTTTCAGTTTAGAGTTTAGACTCCATCCAATAATAGCCATTAAAACAATAACTGCTATTGCAGGTAAAATATTATAAGCGTGTGTGAGATATACTAACCAGAGTAAAATCGCTCCAAGAGGAGTTGGTACGCCTGTAAAATATTTAGATACTTCTCCAGCATCTGTATTAATATTAAAATGTATAAGTCTTCTAAGTCCTGATATAACATAGTAGATGCTAACAACAGCAGCAAGAATTGTCCAGATGCCAGAGAGTGAAGTAGAGTAAACTGCTTGAAAGATTAAAAATACAGGAACAAGTACGAAACTTAAAAAGTCTGCAAAACTGTCCAGTTGAACACCAAACTCATTTGATAATTTGTATTTTC
Protein-coding regions in this window:
- a CDS encoding diguanylate cyclase; amino-acid sequence: MKEKAVVLIVDDVASNVQILAEVLKDEYHIKVAVDGRSAIELSTKKPYPDLILLDVNMPDMDGYDVLRELKRCVGSDSVPVIFVTGNDTEEDEEKGLLLGAVDYIKKPIHPAIVKARVRTQVTLKKQRDELIYNAVHDQLTGLYNRNHLVLEGERKFSRAFRKNDKLSVMMIDIDHFKIVNDTHGHLTGDLVLKEVASLLIQDNRTEDFSARFGGEEFIVVLDGCSKEDAKEKAETLRKKIEELNPADIKVTASFGISELNKEHNSFESLLRAADSALYSAKSSGRNCVVVA
- a CDS encoding response regulator, whose amino-acid sequence is MNFLDRLTLNVKLNILIFMTAFSILIVTALSFYIRYENRNITDSIYQNHIEPLVTLEEIKDIYNINILDTINEEKIGNISKDEAIEVLTLAKELLEKKWNQFALKEIDDEEKELFAYSKREFIKIVKILKNNESANDEEHNENIVKLKDIISYANIELNEYIRFQLALAYKKKVNSDYKYLQLIIYASIFILLMATLFYLFAVKIKNNINTLSRELVEAKEIAEESVKTKAIFLASMSHDIRTPMNGVIGMLGLLMNSKLDDTQKHQASLAKSSAKALLSLINDILDFSKVEAGKMDLEYIDFNIRDELGDFAEGIAFRAQEKGVELILEVTDIEQNMIKADPGRIRQILSNIVGNSIKFTSEGFIAIKAILDVTEPTDARLIIEMSDSGIGIPEDKIDTLFDSFSQVDASTTRKYGGTGLGLAIVEKLCELMNGKVEVKSDFGKGSIFTIDISVELSQDRSLAIPHNSVKDKKILIIDDSKFSIEAMKKQLQHWGMKVYSAIDSKEALKMLQDDSFDIAFIDRVIPDMNSEELAKTIRKNTAYSSMKIIMMTSLIDRVDAISYRNIGIDGFFPKPATTKDLFKALDTLFKDDNFFSSENIEEEQDPIFESNILLVEDNITNQLVANGMLEDFGLEADIANNGIEALEMLNSSSKKYNLIFMDCQMPELDGYGATQAIRAEQAGERYTNIPIIAMTANAMQGDQEKCRSAGMSDYLAKPIDKELLKNILLKWL
- a CDS encoding CDP-alcohol phosphatidyltransferase family protein, which gives rise to MKFLYQATSHFNLANLFTFVNITAGLLATYFITQNNFILAIVLAWIGGAFDIFDGKIARKYKLSNEFGVQLDSFADFLSFVLVPVFLIFQAVYSTSLSGIWTILAAVVSIYYVISGLRRLIHFNINTDAGEVSKYFTGVPTPLGAILLWLVYLTHAYNILPAIAVIVLMAIIGWSLNSKLKVPHP